Proteins from a genomic interval of Musa acuminata AAA Group cultivar baxijiao chromosome BXJ1-9, Cavendish_Baxijiao_AAA, whole genome shotgun sequence:
- the LOC108951984 gene encoding uncharacterized protein LOC108951984 — translation MATAKVEGVQQKKRILSAQPKNNNANGRDTIKVYYQRFLLPTIPEKPTPNYLKPTISSCHGTSSQQPKISSSAAGAAAKRGSQMNVSHSPSSLPQRPPTANRPKERAARSGPSTMANMARKRSLAKASKTPAGGKAVPLVKTARILPKVMSSTAAAVKPEEEKLMDVVRGNEARNLAKNVECEQYSRSSESKAKNVDEQMPGSQRDEAEGRGSKRKGDGVDKAAQETMESKRQAAVSWRKETAPAHNAVIEEETADKLAARGSKVKALAGAFETVVSLQKPEGRWSQQESVTAADSSSSGSGSGAARPGGDQIEEAARNEDVPEEVKKKGEGATA, via the coding sequence ATGGCTACAGCTAAGGTCGAAGGAGTGCAACAGAAGAAGAGAATTTTGAGTGCCCAACCTAAGAACAACAATGCCAACGGGAGAGACACCATCAAAGTTTACTACCAAAGGTTTTTGCTTCCTACGATCCCTGAGAAACCCACACCGAACTATCTTAAGCCAACCATTAGCTCGTGCCATGGCACCAGCTCCCAACAGCCCAAGATATCTTCATCAGCAGCTGGTGCTGCTGCAAAACGTGGAAGCCAAATGAACGTGTCTCACTCACCGTCTTCCCTACCTCAACGACCTCCCACAGCAAACCGCCCAAAGGAGAGAGCAGCGAGAAGTGGGCCGTCAACGATGGCAAACATGGCTCGAAAACGAAGCTTGGCGAAAGCTTCGAAAACTCCGGCAGGCGGGAAGGCTGTTCCGCTCGTGAAGACCGCCAGAATCCTTCCAAAAGTCATGTCTTCCACCGCCGCTGCAGTCAAAcccgaagaagagaagttgatGGACGTCGTCAGAGGCAATGAGGCACGAAACCTGGCAAAGAACGTCGAATGTGAGCAGTATTCGAGGAGCTCAGAGTCCAAAGCCAAGAATGTAGATGAGCAGATGCCGGGAAGCCAAAGGGATGAGGCGGAAGGAAGAGGAAGCAAGAGAAAAGGCGATGGAGTAGACAAGGCAGCGCAAGAGACCATGGAGTCGAAGAGGCAGGCGGCGGTGAGCTGGAGGAAGGAGACGGCACCGGCTCACAACGCTGTCATAGAGGAGGAGACAGCCGACAAGCTGGCGGCGAGGGGGAGCAAAGTGAAAGCGCTTGCCGGGGCGTTCGAGACCGTCGTCTCGTTACAGAAGCCGGAGGGCAGATGGAGTCAGCAAGAGTCGGTGACGGCGGCGGATagtagcagcagcggcagcggtagcggagCTGCTCGGCCCGGCGGGGATCAGATAGAGGAGGCAGCACGAAACGAAGATGTGCCGGAGGAGGTGAAGAAGAAAGGTGAAGGGGCTACAGCATGA
- the LOC135593554 gene encoding uncharacterized protein LOC135593554, protein MFTKRANRSKKRIPRVTISDSTTQIEEESRLRVIKERRRRKSKSESTLREEREWRSGVHRRRRVEGLAEAGRLGSRGSSRRRRIGAQVVSWWRLKVVFPVKRAWLAVSSRVRSQKHGGGILKLYDDVQMCGYQDVQVMWEILTRCEMETSNLEKQRKRSFCRRPSVPVETYG, encoded by the exons ATGTTTACCAAGCGAGCCAACCGTTCCAAGAAAAGAATCCCGCGAGTGACGATATCAGACAGCACAACACAGATAGAAGAAGAGAGCCGCCTGCGCGTTATAAAAGAGAGGAGAAGGCGAAAATCTAAAAGCGAATCGACCCTCCGCGAGGAGAGGGAGTGGAGATCGGGTGTGCATCGGAGACGAAGAGTCGAAGGACTGGCAGAAGCAGGGCGGCTGGGGTCGCGGGGCTCCAGCCGGCGACGGAGGATAGGAGCCCAGGTCGTGTCTTGGTGGCGCTTGAAGGTTGTCTTCCCCGTCAAGCGAGCTTGGCTCGCCGTCTCCTCCCGCGTCAGGTCCCAGAAACAcg GTGGGGGAATTCTAAAGCTGTACGATGATGTTCAAATGTGTGGATACCAAGATGTGCAGGTTATGTGGGAGATTTTAACCAGATGTGAGATGGAGACATCAAACCTGGAGAAGCAGCGCAAGCGATCGTTCTGCCGGCGGCCTTCTGTTCCCGTGGAAACTTATGGGTGA